The region TGCCGCTGGCGGCGCACGGGTGAGGTTGCTTCTCGACGCGAACCTGTCGCACCGAATCGCTGACCTTTTGCGCGCGCGTGGGTTCGACGTGAGTCACGTGCGCGACCACGGGTTGCAGCACGCGGACGACGAGGCGATCTTCGACTTCGCCGCCGCGGAAGGCTGTGTGCTGGTGTCGGAGGACACCGACTTCGGGGAGATCCTGGCTACCCGGGGCGCGAAGG is a window of Frankiaceae bacterium DNA encoding:
- a CDS encoding DUF5615 family PIN-like protein; the protein is MRLLLDANLSHRIADLLRARGFDVSHVRDHGLQHADDEAIFDFAAAEGCVLVSEDTDFGEILATRGAKVPSLVLLRSAEPISPDDCVDLLADNLPLVATALASGSLVVIARGRMRIRVLPFGRAE